In Prevotella sp. oral taxon 475, one DNA window encodes the following:
- a CDS encoding type 1 glutamine amidotransferase family protein — MKQKVLFIILNEYTDWEGAFLSTALHVGVIPGGKIKYEVHTVAPTSDAVRSIGGFKTLPDYSFENMPKDYAALVLIGGNRWNSPEAELVVPLVQKALDKGKIIGAICNGASFLCSHGFLNNVKHTGNGLDQLKHWGGTGYTNAENYVEAQAVSDKNIVTANGVGHLEFTREMLLLLEANSPEQIDQWYDFYKNGFVR; from the coding sequence ATGAAACAGAAAGTTTTATTTATCATATTGAATGAATACACAGATTGGGAAGGGGCATTTCTCTCCACGGCTCTTCATGTGGGCGTGATACCGGGTGGTAAAATAAAGTACGAAGTGCATACCGTTGCTCCGACATCGGACGCAGTCCGTTCTATCGGTGGTTTTAAGACCTTACCCGACTATTCTTTTGAGAATATGCCGAAAGATTATGCAGCCTTGGTACTTATCGGTGGCAACCGTTGGAACTCGCCTGAAGCAGAACTTGTCGTACCATTGGTACAAAAGGCTTTGGATAAAGGTAAAATCATCGGGGCGATATGTAACGGTGCTTCTTTCTTGTGTTCACACGGTTTTCTGAATAACGTAAAACATACAGGCAACGGTCTCGACCAACTCAAGCACTGGGGTGGTACAGGCTACACTAACGCAGAAAACTATGTGGAAGCACAGGCTGTAAGTGATAAGAATATCGTTACGGCAAATGGTGTAGGACATTTGGAATTCACTCGTGAGATGCTTCTATTGCTGGAAGCCAACAGTCCCGAACAGATTGACCAGTGGTATGATTTCTACAAAAACGGATTTGTGAGATAA
- a CDS encoding site-specific integrase: protein MQKGKMKVLLYLKKSGLDKLGQAPIMGRITYNRTMAQFSSKLSCPPKLWNVRESRLNGKSREAVATNAKLEQLLLSVQRVYQTLCDRGIEFSAKDIKEQFQGSMQNRTTFLQRYDQMVEDEKQLVGVEITARWHSMYYMLRKHLQVFIQERYHTGDITFGQLTEDFLDGLHQYSVGKHGHSQSYYRKMALAVKKVCRLAFREGIIDRPLFDLVKIDRGENKQPRALDRASLDKIRQIRLEEDETELTLARNLFLFTCYTGTAFCDMMNLRKEHLVQDDAGAMWLKFRRQKTNTLCRVKLLPQAVALLDTYHSDERDTLLPTISYETYRFLLKALQLRAGIAIPLTAHIGRHTFATLITLENGVPIETVSKMLGHSKIETTERYAHVTPKKVFEEFGRFLSFTADLTLSL, encoded by the coding sequence ATGCAAAAAGGAAAAATGAAGGTTTTGCTCTACCTCAAAAAGAGCGGTTTGGACAAGTTGGGGCAGGCTCCGATTATGGGACGGATAACCTACAATCGCACGATGGCTCAATTCAGCAGTAAGCTTTCGTGTCCCCCAAAGTTGTGGAATGTGCGAGAGAGCCGATTGAATGGCAAGAGCCGTGAAGCAGTGGCAACCAATGCAAAGTTGGAACAGCTGCTCCTCTCTGTACAACGAGTGTACCAAACGCTTTGCGATAGAGGTATAGAGTTCTCTGCAAAAGACATCAAGGAACAGTTTCAGGGTTCAATGCAGAACCGCACTACGTTCTTGCAACGCTACGACCAAATGGTGGAAGACGAGAAGCAATTGGTTGGTGTGGAGATTACGGCACGTTGGCACTCGATGTATTACATGCTCCGAAAGCATCTGCAAGTCTTTATACAAGAGCGATACCATACCGGCGACATCACCTTTGGGCAACTAACCGAGGATTTCTTGGACGGCTTGCATCAATATAGCGTGGGGAAACATGGTCATTCACAGAGTTATTACCGCAAGATGGCTTTGGCGGTCAAGAAAGTATGCCGTTTGGCTTTTCGTGAGGGTATCATAGACCGTCCTCTCTTTGACCTTGTCAAGATAGACAGAGGAGAAAATAAACAGCCCAGAGCTTTGGACAGGGCTTCTTTGGACAAGATAAGGCAAATTCGATTAGAGGAGGATGAAACAGAACTGACACTTGCCCGTAACCTTTTCCTGTTCACCTGCTACACAGGTACAGCCTTTTGCGACATGATGAATCTGCGCAAGGAACATCTTGTGCAGGATGATGCAGGGGCTATGTGGCTTAAATTCAGAAGACAAAAGACTAATACCCTTTGTCGGGTAAAACTTCTGCCCCAAGCCGTTGCTCTGCTTGATACATACCATTCGGATGAACGGGACACGCTTTTGCCGACTATCAGTTACGAAACCTACCGTTTCCTCCTGAAAGCCCTACAACTGAGAGCAGGGATTGCCATTCCCTTGACCGCACATATAGGACGGCACACCTTTGCAACATTGATAACCTTGGAGAATGGAGTGCCGATTGAAACAGTGAGTAAAATGCTTGGTCATAGCAAGATTGAGACCACCGAGCGTTATGCCCATGTAACACCGAAGAAAGTATTCGAGGAGTTTGGTCGTTTTCTTTCTTTCACCGCAGATTTAACCCTTAGCCTTTAA
- a CDS encoding nuclear transport factor 2 family protein encodes MKKCINFTPLWHRVILKRWGALLSDDLVWYQPGKGSLSGVYRGKQNIFAHLGRMAQLSNGTFAIDQVDYVTENGDLVVAAIRFAVSASGHSMEMKGVGLFRFENGLIKEVWLFSERIDEEDRFGRHWHKDDYLSNPLKQAVK; translated from the coding sequence TTGAAAAAGTGCATCAATTTTACACCGCTTTGGCACAGGGTGATTTTGAAACGGTGGGGGGCATTGCTCTCCGATGATTTGGTATGGTATCAGCCGGGAAAGGGTTCATTGTCAGGCGTTTACAGAGGCAAGCAGAATATTTTCGCCCACTTGGGAAGGATGGCTCAGTTGAGCAATGGAACATTCGCTATCGACCAAGTGGATTATGTGACGGAAAACGGAGATTTGGTCGTGGCTGCGATTAGATTTGCTGTGTCGGCAAGCGGACATTCAATGGAGATGAAGGGGGTAGGCCTTTTCCGATTTGAGAATGGTTTGATAAAGGAAGTCTGGCTGTTCTCCGAGCGAATTGACGAAGAAGACCGTTTTGGACGGCATTGGCACAAGGATGATTATTTATCAAATCCACTAAAACAGGCAGTAAAATAA
- a CDS encoding VOC family protein, with translation MKQKLTLITLGVKDFQKALAFYEGLGWKKSQQSQEAYALFPLGGIVLGLYPLQELEKDTTLNYLQTSFSGMTISYNAISEEEVDTVMQEAERLGATIVKPAQKVFWGGYSGYFKDLDGYVFEVAYNPFWKIDNEGNLVM, from the coding sequence ATGAAACAGAAACTCACTTTAATCACATTGGGAGTAAAAGACTTTCAAAAGGCATTGGCTTTCTACGAGGGCTTAGGCTGGAAGAAATCGCAACAAAGTCAGGAAGCCTACGCATTGTTTCCTTTGGGTGGCATAGTTTTAGGATTATATCCACTGCAAGAATTGGAAAAAGACACTACGCTAAATTATCTGCAGACATCCTTTTCGGGCATGACAATCAGCTATAACGCCATATCGGAGGAAGAGGTCGATACCGTGATGCAGGAAGCCGAACGGCTTGGAGCAACCATTGTGAAGCCTGCACAGAAAGTTTTTTGGGGCGGTTACAGCGGTTATTTCAAAGATTTGGATGGCTATGTGTTCGAAGTAGCCTACAATCCTTTTTGGAAGATTGACAACGAAGGTAACCTCGTCATGTAA
- a CDS encoding site-specific integrase gives MRSTFNILFYINRSKLRTDGTTTILCRITIDGSKVVMSTGESISPQDWSVKRQASNNKKLNQRLQLFREKIEQGYNTLLLQFGAVSAELLKNHLQGVGASPTTLLALSREELSIVQSTRASGTYQSCRSYHRQLESFVESKGVADIPLTTLTMEFFDDYRIHFKRKGYALSSTKQNLFWLSRLMYRAVSQQTIRYNPFEDAKYERVERKIRCLSKMEVARLLAMPLQNGQAEFVRRMFLFSVFTGLAFADVSKLRYCDIQTNNAGIRYIRQNRKKTGVESITPLHPIAEQILSLYPLKDKKEDSPIFATSMSRIQIGMHLKAIGLACGIRQSLSFHVGRHSFGALTLEAGIPIESIAKMMGHASIASTQIYAQITDSKISRDMDRLIQQKRG, from the coding sequence ATGCGTAGCACATTCAATATCCTATTCTACATCAATCGTAGCAAACTGAGAACAGATGGCACTACGACTATCCTTTGCCGTATTACGATAGACGGTTCAAAAGTGGTAATGTCCACAGGAGAAAGTATCTCTCCCCAAGATTGGAGTGTGAAGCGACAAGCGTCGAATAACAAGAAACTAAATCAACGCTTACAATTGTTTAGAGAGAAGATTGAACAGGGCTATAATACGTTGCTTCTGCAATTTGGTGCGGTGAGTGCCGAGTTGCTTAAAAACCACTTGCAAGGTGTCGGAGCAAGTCCTACCACATTGCTTGCCCTTAGCCGAGAGGAACTGTCAATCGTTCAATCCACAAGGGCTTCAGGTACTTACCAAAGCTGCCGTAGCTATCACAGGCAGTTGGAAAGTTTTGTGGAAAGTAAAGGCGTAGCGGATATTCCTCTGACAACTCTTACTATGGAGTTTTTCGATGATTATCGCATCCACTTCAAAAGAAAAGGTTATGCCTTGTCCTCAACGAAACAAAATCTCTTTTGGTTAAGTCGGTTGATGTATAGGGCTGTGAGCCAGCAAACCATTCGGTATAATCCTTTTGAGGATGCCAAGTATGAGCGAGTGGAGCGAAAAATTCGCTGTTTGAGTAAGATGGAGGTTGCCCGTCTGTTGGCTATGCCCTTGCAAAATGGACAGGCGGAATTTGTGCGGAGGATGTTTCTTTTCTCCGTATTCACAGGTCTGGCTTTTGCTGATGTTAGCAAGTTGCGGTACTGTGATATTCAGACGAACAATGCAGGAATACGCTATATCCGTCAGAACAGAAAGAAGACAGGCGTGGAAAGCATCACGCCCCTGCATCCGATAGCCGAGCAAATACTCTCGCTTTACCCACTGAAAGACAAGAAAGAGGATAGCCCCATCTTTGCAACCTCGATGAGTAGAATACAGATAGGCATGCACCTCAAGGCTATTGGTCTGGCTTGTGGTATTCGACAGTCCCTTTCCTTTCATGTCGGTCGCCATTCTTTCGGTGCGCTGACATTGGAGGCAGGCATACCGATTGAGAGTATTGCCAAGATGATGGGGCATGCCTCCATTGCGAGTACACAAATCTACGCTCAAATCACCGATAGTAAGATTTCAAGGGATATGGACAGGCTGATACAACAAAAGAGAGGATAA
- a CDS encoding polyketide cyclase: MVVMSNIKATFPCNLQSVWQVVTSLTDYSWRSDVEKIEVISDTQFVEITKSGYKTTFTVTRQEPCCRWEFDMENDKMKGHWVGVFSGNEKNATIDFTERIEPKKWFMIPFVKIYLKYQQAKYVRDLRRKLKCV, translated from the coding sequence ATGGTCGTAATGTCAAACATAAAAGCCACGTTTCCGTGCAATTTACAGAGCGTTTGGCAAGTCGTAACATCGCTAACAGACTATTCGTGGAGAAGTGATGTTGAAAAGATAGAGGTCATATCAGACACGCAATTTGTAGAAATAACGAAGAGTGGATATAAAACAACGTTCACGGTAACAAGACAAGAACCTTGTTGTCGATGGGAGTTTGACATGGAGAATGACAAAATGAAAGGACATTGGGTCGGTGTTTTCAGTGGCAATGAAAAGAATGCTACAATTGACTTTACAGAACGCATTGAGCCTAAGAAATGGTTTATGATTCCGTTTGTGAAGATTTATTTGAAATATCAGCAAGCCAAGTATGTCAGAGATTTAAGGAGGAAATTAAAATGCGTGTAA